From the Ornithinimicrobium humiphilum genome, one window contains:
- a CDS encoding MsnO8 family LLM class oxidoreductase, protein MLPDPAPPGDRLPVPVSLLDRSRTREGEDPGAALRHTVERARRAESLGLHRFWVAEHHAVPGIASGSPPVLMAEVAAATSRIRVGSGGIMLPNHRPLVVAEQVRMLEALHPGRIDVGIGRSLGFTAPVRRALGVERYPVETFAEDLGLLLAHLDDQGPVTAMPRGVPRPPVLVLATGSGLGVAARLGLPVVVGGPVLHGDLAPLEAYRAQFRPSPQCPEPRVVISLDVMIAGTAGRARELLLPEAWAMAESRATGAFPPLRPDPPQRLTPKQEELVEQQVAMAVSGTASQVLVELTDLVRRTGATEVLASTSTFDRDELAAADEALAALAPG, encoded by the coding sequence ATGCTCCCCGACCCAGCCCCGCCCGGCGACCGGCTGCCGGTGCCGGTCTCCCTGCTCGACCGGTCCCGCACCCGCGAGGGGGAGGACCCGGGAGCCGCGCTGCGGCATACCGTCGAGCGGGCGCGACGCGCCGAGTCCCTGGGGCTGCACCGCTTCTGGGTGGCCGAGCACCACGCCGTGCCCGGCATCGCCAGCGGGAGCCCACCGGTGCTCATGGCCGAGGTGGCGGCGGCGACGTCACGGATCCGGGTCGGGTCGGGCGGGATCATGCTGCCCAACCACCGGCCCCTGGTGGTCGCCGAGCAGGTGCGGATGCTCGAGGCCCTCCACCCCGGGCGGATCGACGTGGGGATCGGGCGCTCGCTGGGGTTCACCGCGCCGGTGCGCCGGGCGCTGGGGGTCGAGCGCTATCCCGTCGAGACCTTCGCCGAGGACCTCGGCCTCCTGCTCGCCCACCTCGACGACCAGGGCCCGGTGACCGCGATGCCCAGGGGTGTGCCGCGTCCGCCGGTCCTCGTGCTCGCGACCGGGTCCGGGCTGGGCGTCGCCGCCCGTCTGGGCCTGCCCGTCGTCGTGGGCGGCCCGGTGCTCCACGGCGACCTCGCGCCGCTGGAGGCCTACCGCGCCCAGTTCCGGCCGAGCCCGCAGTGCCCCGAGCCGCGGGTCGTCATCAGCCTGGATGTGATGATCGCCGGCACGGCCGGGCGGGCGCGGGAGCTGCTGCTGCCCGAGGCCTGGGCGATGGCCGAGTCGCGCGCGACCGGAGCGTTCCCGCCGCTGCGGCCGGACCCGCCGCAGCGGCTGACGCCCAAGCAGGAGGAGCTGGTCGAGCAGCAGGTGGCGATGGCCGTCTCCGGCACGGCCTCGCAGGTCCTCGTGGAGCTGACGGACCTGGTGCGCCGCACCGGGGCGACGGAGGTGCTGGCGTCCACGTCGACCTTCGACCGGGACGAGCTCGCCGCCGCCGACGAGGCGCTCGCCGCCCTCGCCCCAGGGTGA
- a CDS encoding GNAT family N-acetyltransferase — MGIVVHPATADRFEDLAVMLGPRSPNASVCWCLSHRLDSRTNRSLVGPARGEYVRELTRRPVAPGVLGYDDDLVVGWAAVAPRSELPFARSRTIPHVDDQPVWSIWCLRVRPGHRGRGHALPLLEGAVAYAASLGAPAVEGYPVDNRGAKVDLTMAYVGTRALFERAGFELAAPTTGVSGGFPRVVMRRPLT, encoded by the coding sequence ATGGGGATCGTGGTCCACCCGGCGACGGCCGACCGCTTCGAGGACCTGGCGGTGATGCTCGGGCCGAGGAGCCCGAACGCGTCCGTCTGCTGGTGCCTCAGCCACCGGCTCGACAGCCGCACCAACCGCTCGCTCGTCGGGCCGGCCCGGGGGGAGTACGTCCGCGAGCTCACGCGGCGCCCGGTCGCCCCCGGGGTGCTGGGCTACGACGACGACCTGGTCGTCGGGTGGGCCGCGGTCGCTCCGAGGTCCGAGCTGCCCTTCGCCCGGTCGCGGACGATCCCGCACGTCGACGACCAGCCCGTCTGGTCGATCTGGTGCCTGCGGGTCCGGCCCGGCCACCGCGGTCGCGGGCACGCGCTGCCGCTGCTGGAGGGCGCGGTCGCCTACGCCGCGTCGCTGGGCGCCCCGGCCGTCGAGGGCTATCCGGTCGACAACCGCGGGGCGAAGGTCGACCTGACGATGGCCTACGTCGGCACCCGGGCGCTCTTCGAGCGCGCCGGCTTCGAGCTGGCCGCGCCGACCACCGGCGTGTCCGGCGGCTTCCCCCGGGTCGTCATGCGACGGCCGCTGACCTGA